One Deinococcus gobiensis I-0 genomic window, AAGTGAGGACCGACCGGCAGATCGAGGAGCGCTTCACGGACGCGGCGACCGAGGGGGACAAGACGAATCTTGCCCCCTTTGCCGGTGACGCTCAACTCATGGCCTTCCTGATCCCAGCTGCAACTGGCGAGGGCCTCGCTCACCCGCAGACCGGAGTGGGCACAGAGCAGGAGCAGGGCCCGGAGCTGGGGCGTGCAATACGGGAGGACCTGTTCGATCTCTTCCATGTAGGGAGGGTTCTTGACAATGCCCGGTGTGGGGTCCGCGGGGGCCGAGGTGTCGGTGAACGGATCGAGCTGAGTCACGCCCGCCCACCTCAGCGCACGGTAGAGGGCACGGGCGCCGGCGAAGTACTGCGCGACCGAAGCAGGGGCCAAGTGACCAATACCGCCCCGACCCGGGGAGGTCTGCAGGTGGGCGAGGTAACGACCGCCGTCGCGGTGGCCGGGGCGGAGCAGCTGCATCCCATTCGCCTGAGCCCAGGGGACGAAGGTGCGCACGGCGAGTTGGTAGGCGGCGACCGTCTTGGGGCTGGTGCGTGCACCGTTCTTGCTGCCGGCGTGGAGGTAAGCGGTGAGGACCTGGGTCAGGGCTTGGGTGTCGTAGGTGGCGGCGGCTTCGGTGGCCCGGACCCGGAGGACTTGGTCAGTCAGATCGGCCCAGGCGAGGGCGGTGCCAGTGCGGGCGAGGGTCATGGAGGGAGGGTAGCGCGGTGTCCCACTAATCGACCTTAGACACCACCCAGTACCTAAATTAGTCACCGCCCCCTTGCAGATTAGTCACCACTCTCCCGAAGACACCCCCTGCCCGAATCTGATCGGACCGCTTTGCGTAGCTGGCGGTTTTGTGTTCCAACTAGTTGGCGGAGCTGGCGTAAACAGGTTCCGAATTATCGGCGGAGCTGGCGTAAATTTGTTCCAATTAGTTGGCGTAGTT contains:
- a CDS encoding site-specific integrase, giving the protein MTLARTGTALAWADLTDQVLRVRATEAAATYDTQALTQVLTAYLHAGSKNGARTSPKTVAAYQLAVRTFVPWAQANGMQLLRPGHRDGGRYLAHLQTSPGRGGIGHLAPASVAQYFAGARALYRALRWAGVTQLDPFTDTSAPADPTPGIVKNPPYMEEIEQVLPYCTPQLRALLLLCAHSGLRVSEALASCSWDQEGHELSVTGKGGKIRLVPLGRRVREALLDLPVGPHFPGLSYNTAARQMRRAFERAGLAGRFRGFHAARKTSGTMLYEATGDFTRVGNAPGLTSSGVASVCR